One genomic window of Pseudomonas aeruginosa includes the following:
- the pmpM gene encoding proton-coupled multidrug efflux MATE transporter PmpM — MNSPALPLSRGLRIRAELKELLTLAAPIMIAQLATTAMGFVDAVMAGRASPHDLAAVALGNSIWIPMFLLMTGTLLATTAKVAQRHGAGDQPGTGPLVRQALWLALLIGPLSGAVLWWLSEPILGLMKVRPELIGPSLLYLKGIALGFPAAALYHVLRCYTNGLGRTRPSMVLGIGGLLLNIPINYALIYGHFGMPKMGGPGCGWATGSVMWFMFLGMLFWVNKASIYRASQLFSRWEWPDRATIGPLVAVGLPIGIAVFAESSIFSVIALLIGGLDENVVAGHQIALNFSALVFMIPYSLGMAVTVRVGHNLGAGLPRDARFAAGVGMAAALGYACVSASLMLLLREQIAAMYSPDPAVIAIAASLIVFSALFQFSDALQVTAAGALRGYQDTRVTMIMTLFAYWGIGLPVGYSLGLTDWFQEPTGPRGLWQGLVVGLTGAAIMLCIRLARSARRFIRQHERLQREDAEAASVLGR, encoded by the coding sequence GTGAACAGCCCCGCCCTGCCCCTTTCCCGTGGCTTGCGCATCCGCGCCGAACTCAAGGAACTGCTGACCCTCGCCGCGCCGATCATGATCGCGCAACTGGCGACCACCGCCATGGGCTTCGTCGATGCGGTGATGGCCGGGCGCGCCAGTCCGCACGACCTGGCAGCGGTGGCGCTGGGCAACTCGATCTGGATCCCGATGTTCCTGCTGATGACCGGCACCCTGCTCGCCACCACGGCCAAGGTCGCCCAGCGCCATGGCGCCGGCGACCAGCCCGGCACCGGGCCGCTGGTGCGCCAGGCGCTGTGGCTGGCGCTGCTGATCGGACCGCTGTCGGGGGCGGTGCTGTGGTGGTTGTCGGAGCCGATCCTCGGCTTGATGAAAGTGCGCCCGGAACTGATCGGGCCGAGCCTGCTGTACCTCAAGGGCATCGCCCTGGGCTTCCCGGCGGCGGCGCTGTACCACGTACTGCGCTGCTACACCAACGGCCTGGGACGGACCCGGCCGAGCATGGTGCTGGGGATCGGCGGGCTGCTGCTGAACATCCCGATCAACTACGCGCTGATCTACGGCCACTTCGGCATGCCGAAGATGGGTGGCCCCGGCTGCGGCTGGGCCACCGGCTCGGTGATGTGGTTCATGTTCCTCGGCATGCTGTTCTGGGTGAACAAGGCCTCGATCTACCGCGCCAGCCAGTTGTTCTCGCGCTGGGAGTGGCCGGATCGCGCGACCATCGGCCCGCTGGTGGCGGTCGGCCTGCCGATCGGCATCGCGGTGTTCGCCGAGTCGAGCATCTTCTCGGTGATCGCCCTGCTGATCGGCGGGCTCGACGAGAACGTGGTGGCCGGCCACCAGATCGCCCTGAACTTCAGCGCGCTGGTGTTCATGATTCCCTATTCGCTGGGGATGGCGGTGACCGTGCGGGTCGGCCACAACCTCGGCGCCGGCCTGCCGCGCGACGCGCGCTTCGCCGCCGGCGTGGGGATGGCCGCGGCGCTGGGCTACGCCTGCGTCTCGGCGAGCCTGATGTTGTTGCTGCGCGAGCAGATCGCCGCGATGTATTCGCCGGACCCGGCGGTGATCGCCATCGCCGCCTCGCTGATCGTGTTCTCCGCGCTGTTCCAGTTCTCCGACGCCCTGCAGGTCACCGCCGCCGGGGCCCTGCGCGGCTACCAGGACACCCGGGTGACGATGATCATGACCCTGTTCGCCTACTGGGGCATCGGCCTGCCGGTGGGCTACAGCCTCGGCCTCACCGACTGGTTCCAGGAACCCACCGGACCGCGCGGCCTGTGGCAAGGCCTGGTGGTGGGCCTGACCGGCGCGGCGATCATGCTCTGCATCCGCCTGGCGCGCAGCGCGCGGCGCTTCATCCGCCAGCACGAGCGCCTGCAGCGGGAGGACGCGGAGGCCGCCTCAGTCCTTGGCCGGTAG
- the rhtA gene encoding threonine/homoserine exporter RhtA has product MTSTSRGLAGTLLPVGLLLIAMASIQSGASLAKSMFPLVGAQGTTALRLFFAALILLLLLRPWRKRLSLQSLRSVVVYGIALGGMNLLFYLSVRTVPLGIAVALEFTGPLLVAILSSRRLLDFLWIGLAVFGIWLLLPLGNSAEPLDLVGAAYALGAGVCWALYILFGQRAGADHGAQGAALGVLVAAILVVPIGVAHAGADLLDPALIPLALGVAVLSTALPYTLEMVALTRLPARTFGTLMSIEPAFGALSGLLFLGERLSPTQWLAIGAIILASVGTTLSVKSRGAAPALPAKD; this is encoded by the coding sequence ATGACCTCCACCTCCCGCGGCCTCGCCGGAACGCTGTTGCCGGTCGGCCTGCTATTGATCGCTATGGCCTCGATCCAGAGCGGCGCCTCCCTGGCGAAAAGCATGTTCCCCCTGGTCGGCGCCCAGGGCACCACGGCCCTAAGGCTGTTCTTCGCCGCGCTGATCCTGCTGCTGCTCCTGCGTCCCTGGCGCAAGCGCCTGAGCCTGCAATCGCTGCGCTCGGTGGTGGTCTACGGCATCGCCCTGGGCGGCATGAACCTGCTGTTCTATCTCTCGGTGCGCACCGTGCCGCTGGGCATCGCGGTGGCCCTGGAGTTCACCGGGCCGCTGCTGGTGGCGATCCTCTCCTCGCGGCGCCTGCTGGACTTCCTCTGGATCGGCCTGGCGGTGTTCGGCATCTGGCTGTTGCTGCCGCTGGGCAACAGCGCCGAGCCGCTCGACCTGGTCGGCGCCGCCTATGCCCTCGGTGCCGGCGTGTGCTGGGCGCTGTACATCCTCTTCGGCCAGCGCGCCGGCGCCGACCATGGCGCCCAGGGCGCCGCGCTGGGGGTGCTGGTGGCGGCGATCCTGGTTGTGCCGATCGGCGTCGCCCACGCCGGCGCCGACCTCCTCGACCCGGCGCTGATCCCGTTGGCGCTGGGCGTCGCGGTGCTCTCCACGGCCTTGCCCTACACCCTGGAAATGGTCGCGCTGACCCGCCTGCCGGCGCGCACCTTCGGCACCCTGATGAGCATCGAGCCGGCCTTCGGCGCGCTCTCCGGGCTGCTGTTCCTCGGCGAGCGGCTGAGCCCGACCCAATGGCTGGCCATCGGCGCGATCATCCTCGCCTCGGTCGGCACTACCCTCAGCGTCAAGTCGCGTGGCGCCGCCCCGGCGCTACCGGCCAAGGACTGA
- a CDS encoding helix-turn-helix domain-containing protein, with protein sequence MEEVRQWEAARWTAGNGMCTIMRKTATVSNILPNPTERPSVLEHVSGNVRRLRLQAGLSQEALARAASVSRRMLVGIESGDVNVSLSTLDRIAAALGVLFPDLVQAPATDRSRINAVAWVGHHPESRATLLASAPARREVELWAWSLGPGERYVSEPDAAGWREMVLVIEGRLRLELADGERRIEAGDFHAFASDQPYAYVNDGDEVVRFTRNVVS encoded by the coding sequence ATGGAAGAGGTCCGGCAGTGGGAAGCAGCCCGATGGACTGCGGGAAACGGGATGTGCACTATAATGCGCAAAACCGCGACAGTGAGCAATATATTGCCCAACCCTACCGAACGCCCCAGCGTCCTCGAACATGTCTCCGGCAACGTCCGCCGCCTGCGCCTGCAAGCCGGCCTCAGCCAGGAAGCGCTGGCCCGCGCGGCCAGTGTCAGCCGGCGGATGCTGGTGGGCATCGAGAGCGGCGACGTCAATGTCAGCCTGTCGACCCTCGACCGTATCGCCGCCGCCCTCGGCGTGCTGTTCCCCGACCTGGTCCAGGCACCGGCCACCGACCGCTCGCGGATCAATGCGGTGGCCTGGGTCGGCCACCACCCCGAGAGCCGCGCCACCCTCCTCGCCAGCGCACCGGCGCGGCGCGAGGTGGAACTCTGGGCCTGGTCGCTGGGACCGGGCGAGCGCTACGTATCGGAACCCGACGCCGCCGGCTGGCGGGAGATGGTTCTGGTCATCGAAGGTCGCCTGCGCCTGGAACTGGCCGACGGCGAACGGCGCATCGAGGCCGGCGACTTCCATGCCTTCGCCAGCGACCAGCCGTACGCCTACGTCAACGACGGCGACGAGGTGGTGCGTTTCACCCGCAACGTGGTGAGCTAG
- a CDS encoding VOC family protein: MSARVRPFLMFQGVQAEAAMNFYLSLFDDAEILQIQRYGAEGPGPEGSVLKALFRLGDQSVHCIDSHVRHAFDFTPAFSFFVDCESNAQIERLAEALSDGGKALMPLGDYGFSQRFAWLADRFGVSWQLNLA, translated from the coding sequence ATGAGCGCACGCGTACGACCCTTCCTGATGTTCCAGGGGGTCCAGGCCGAGGCGGCCATGAACTTCTACCTGTCGCTGTTCGACGACGCCGAGATCCTCCAGATCCAGCGCTACGGCGCCGAGGGGCCGGGCCCGGAGGGCTCGGTGCTGAAGGCGCTGTTCCGCCTCGGCGACCAGAGCGTGCATTGCATCGACAGCCATGTGCGGCACGCCTTCGATTTCACCCCGGCGTTCTCCTTCTTCGTCGACTGCGAGAGCAACGCGCAGATCGAGCGCCTGGCCGAGGCCCTGAGCGACGGCGGCAAGGCCCTGATGCCGCTCGGCGACTACGGCTTCAGCCAGCGTTTCGCCTGGCTGGCCGACCGCTTCGGGGTGTCCTGGCAGCTCAATCTGGCCTGA
- a CDS encoding YbaK/EbsC family protein, which produces MSLESVRRFFAEKAPDLRIIELETSTATVALAAEAHGVEPGRIAKTLSLRVGERTVLVVARGDARLDNRKIKAAFGGKAKMLGAEDVVELTGHPVGGVCPFGLATPLAVYCDVSLQAFDEVLPAAGAVHSAVRIAPQRMAELVDAQWVDVCQEVLQEA; this is translated from the coding sequence ATGAGCCTCGAATCCGTCCGGCGGTTCTTCGCCGAGAAAGCCCCGGACCTGCGCATCATCGAGCTGGAAACCAGCACCGCCACCGTCGCCCTGGCCGCCGAGGCCCATGGCGTGGAGCCGGGGCGGATCGCCAAGACCCTGTCGCTGCGGGTCGGCGAGCGCACCGTTCTGGTAGTGGCGCGCGGCGACGCGCGGCTGGACAACCGCAAGATCAAGGCCGCCTTCGGCGGCAAGGCGAAGATGCTCGGCGCCGAGGACGTGGTCGAGCTGACCGGGCACCCGGTCGGCGGAGTCTGCCCGTTCGGCCTGGCGACGCCGCTGGCGGTGTACTGCGACGTCTCGCTGCAAGCCTTCGACGAAGTGCTTCCGGCCGCCGGGGCGGTGCACAGCGCGGTCCGCATCGCCCCGCAACGGATGGCCGAGCTGGTGGATGCGCAGTGGGTCGATGTGTGCCAGGAAGTCCTCCAGGAAGCCTGA
- a CDS encoding WD40/YVTN/BNR-like repeat-containing protein translates to MSERLYVGTRKGLFELRRNAVGQWLPMASHFLGEPLSMLLADPRDGALYAALNLGHFGVKLWRRDAGATDWMECAVPVYPPQPPAAEPLEGQAAEPPWSLQQLWILEPGGADRPGTLWAGTIPGGLFRSDDRGASWRLNRELWERPERAQWFGGGYDHPGIHSICVDPRDSRHLTVAVSCGGVWQSHDDGRSWTCTTKGMRADYMPPEQSEEAAIQDPHRLVQCQARPEFLWVQHHNGIFRSRDGGLHWQGVVAEPSSFGFAVAVHPRQPDTAWFVPATKDECRIPRDARFVVTRTRDGGRSFETLERGLPDGPAYDLVYRHGLDIDPSGERLAMGSTTGGLWLSENGGEDWQQLSANLPPIYCVRFA, encoded by the coding sequence GTGAGCGAGCGACTCTATGTCGGCACCCGCAAGGGCCTGTTCGAGCTGCGGCGCAACGCGGTGGGCCAGTGGCTGCCGATGGCCAGCCACTTCCTCGGCGAGCCGTTGAGCATGCTCCTCGCCGACCCGCGCGACGGCGCGCTCTACGCGGCGCTGAACCTCGGCCATTTCGGCGTCAAGCTGTGGCGTCGCGACGCCGGCGCGACGGACTGGATGGAATGCGCGGTGCCGGTCTATCCGCCGCAGCCGCCAGCGGCCGAACCGCTGGAAGGCCAGGCGGCGGAGCCACCCTGGTCGCTACAGCAGTTGTGGATCCTCGAGCCAGGCGGCGCCGACCGGCCCGGCACGCTGTGGGCCGGGACCATCCCCGGCGGCCTGTTCCGCTCCGACGACCGTGGCGCCAGCTGGCGCCTCAACCGCGAACTCTGGGAACGACCCGAGCGCGCCCAGTGGTTCGGCGGCGGCTACGACCATCCCGGCATCCATTCCATCTGCGTCGACCCACGCGACAGTCGCCACCTCACCGTCGCGGTGTCCTGCGGCGGCGTCTGGCAGAGCCACGACGACGGCCGCAGCTGGACCTGCACCACCAAAGGCATGCGCGCCGACTACATGCCGCCGGAGCAGAGCGAGGAGGCGGCGATCCAGGACCCGCACCGCCTGGTGCAGTGCCAGGCGCGCCCGGAGTTCCTCTGGGTGCAGCACCACAACGGCATCTTCCGTTCCCGCGACGGCGGCCTGCATTGGCAGGGCGTGGTCGCCGAGCCGTCCAGCTTCGGCTTCGCCGTCGCCGTGCATCCGCGGCAGCCGGACACGGCCTGGTTCGTCCCGGCGACCAAGGACGAATGCCGCATTCCCAGGGACGCCCGTTTCGTGGTCACCCGCACCCGCGACGGTGGCCGCAGCTTCGAGACCCTCGAGCGCGGCCTGCCCGACGGCCCGGCCTACGACCTGGTCTACCGCCACGGCCTGGACATCGACCCCAGCGGCGAGCGCCTGGCCATGGGCTCGACCACCGGCGGCCTGTGGCTCAGCGAGAACGGCGGGGAGGACTGGCAGCAGCTCTCCGCCAACCTGCCGCCGATCTACTGCGTGCGCTTCGCCTGA
- a CDS encoding MoaD/ThiS family protein — protein MPRIVFAPAIQRHVAMPALDVGAATVAAALQAAFAREPRLRGYLLDDQGSLRRHVALFVDGVQVRDRRGLGDPLQDDSEIYVVQALSGG, from the coding sequence ATGCCCCGTATCGTCTTCGCCCCGGCCATCCAGCGGCACGTCGCCATGCCCGCGCTGGATGTCGGCGCCGCCACCGTCGCCGCCGCCTTGCAGGCGGCCTTCGCCCGCGAGCCGCGCCTGCGCGGCTACCTGCTCGACGACCAGGGCAGCCTGCGCCGGCATGTGGCGCTGTTCGTCGATGGCGTGCAGGTCCGCGATCGCCGGGGATTGGGCGATCCGCTCCAAGACGATAGCGAGATCTACGTGGTGCAGGCGCTGAGCGGCGGTTGA
- a CDS encoding YciI family protein encodes MRFMVIVKATQASEAGEMPSEELLAAMGRYNEELVKAGVMLAGEGLQPSAKGARVRFSGNARTVIDGPFAETRELIAGFWMFQVASLEEAIEWVKRCPNPFDGESEIEIRQVFEAEDFGEEFTPELRDREERLRAELEKRN; translated from the coding sequence ATGAGATTCATGGTGATCGTCAAGGCCACCCAGGCTTCCGAAGCCGGCGAGATGCCCAGCGAGGAACTGCTCGCGGCGATGGGCCGCTACAACGAGGAACTGGTCAAGGCCGGGGTGATGCTCGCCGGCGAAGGGCTACAGCCCAGCGCCAAGGGCGCCCGGGTGCGTTTCTCCGGCAACGCGCGGACGGTGATCGACGGCCCCTTCGCCGAGACCCGCGAGCTGATCGCCGGTTTCTGGATGTTCCAGGTGGCCTCCCTGGAAGAGGCCATCGAGTGGGTCAAGCGATGCCCGAACCCATTCGACGGCGAATCCGAGATCGAGATCCGCCAGGTCTTCGAGGCCGAGGACTTCGGCGAGGAGTTCACCCCGGAACTGCGCGACCGCGAGGAGCGCCTGCGCGCCGAGCTGGAAAAACGCAACTGA
- a CDS encoding VOC family protein, which yields MQIVPYLIFNGNCREAFSCYHQHLGGTLEAMLPFGDSPECGDIPADWKDKIMHARLVVGSFALMASDNHPAYPYEGIKGCSISLNVDSKAEAERLFNALAEGGSVQMPLGPTFWAASFGMFTDRFGVAWMVNCEQDR from the coding sequence ATGCAAATCGTCCCCTACCTGATCTTCAACGGTAATTGCCGGGAGGCCTTCAGCTGCTACCACCAGCACCTGGGCGGCACCCTGGAGGCCATGCTGCCGTTCGGCGACAGCCCCGAGTGCGGCGACATCCCGGCCGACTGGAAAGACAAGATCATGCACGCACGGCTGGTGGTCGGCAGCTTCGCCCTGATGGCCTCGGACAATCACCCGGCCTATCCCTACGAAGGCATCAAGGGCTGTTCCATCAGCCTCAACGTCGACAGCAAGGCCGAGGCCGAGCGCCTGTTCAACGCCCTCGCCGAGGGCGGCTCGGTCCAGATGCCGCTGGGCCCGACCTTCTGGGCGGCGAGCTTCGGCATGTTCACCGACCGCTTCGGCGTGGCCTGGATGGTCAACTGCGAGCAGGACCGGTAG
- a CDS encoding MFS transporter: MPSSPSSLPSALVLLFAVACGLSVANVYYAQPLLDVLGAEFAIGQAGVGLLFGATQAGCALALLLVVPLGDLLERRRLMFVQLLLLVLSLLLVGFAGDTLGLALGLLGLGLLGTAMTQGLLAYAAALAAPGERGRVVGAAQGGVVIGLLLARSLAGLLADLGGWRSVYLVSAASMGGLGLLLWRVLPAAPSNELGLTYRQLLGSMFDLLASQRVLQVRGLLGLLMFAAFGVFWSSLVLLLGAPPHSLSHSAIGAFGLVGALGALGAARAGSLADRGHAQALSGGALLLLLLSWLPLALGAHSLAALILGVLLLDLAGQAIHVLNQSLVFAIDPRAHSRLVGCYMLFYAAGSGLGASAGTAMYAWAGWDAVSLLGAAISLAALAFWWFTRGVGGEARTACANGA; this comes from the coding sequence ATGCCATCCTCGCCATCCTCCCTCCCCTCCGCGCTGGTGCTGCTGTTCGCCGTCGCCTGCGGTCTCAGCGTGGCCAACGTCTATTACGCCCAGCCGCTGCTGGACGTCCTCGGTGCCGAGTTCGCCATCGGCCAGGCCGGGGTCGGCCTGCTGTTCGGCGCGACCCAGGCCGGTTGCGCCCTGGCGCTGCTGCTGGTGGTGCCGCTGGGCGACCTGCTGGAGCGGCGCCGGCTGATGTTCGTCCAGCTCCTGCTGCTGGTGCTGTCGCTGCTGCTGGTGGGCTTCGCCGGCGATACCCTCGGCCTGGCGCTGGGGCTGCTCGGACTGGGCCTGCTCGGCACCGCCATGACCCAGGGACTGCTGGCCTACGCCGCGGCGCTGGCGGCGCCTGGCGAGCGCGGGCGGGTGGTCGGCGCGGCGCAGGGCGGCGTGGTGATCGGCCTGCTGCTGGCGCGCAGCCTGGCCGGGCTGCTCGCCGACCTCGGCGGCTGGCGCAGCGTCTACCTGGTCTCGGCAGCGAGCATGGGCGGGCTCGGCCTGCTGCTCTGGCGGGTACTGCCGGCGGCGCCGAGCAACGAACTGGGGCTGACCTACCGGCAACTGCTCGGCTCGATGTTCGACCTGCTGGCGAGCCAGCGCGTGCTGCAGGTGCGCGGCCTGCTCGGGCTGTTGATGTTCGCCGCCTTCGGGGTGTTCTGGAGCAGCCTGGTATTGCTGCTCGGCGCGCCGCCGCATTCGCTGTCGCACAGCGCCATCGGCGCCTTCGGCCTGGTCGGCGCGCTCGGCGCGCTGGGCGCGGCGCGGGCCGGCAGCCTGGCCGATCGCGGCCACGCCCAGGCGCTCAGCGGCGGCGCCCTGCTGCTGTTGCTGCTGTCCTGGCTGCCGCTCGCCCTCGGCGCGCATTCGCTGGCGGCGCTGATTCTCGGCGTGCTGCTGCTCGATCTCGCCGGCCAGGCGATCCATGTGCTCAACCAGAGCCTGGTCTTCGCCATCGACCCGCGCGCCCACAGCCGCCTGGTGGGTTGCTACATGCTGTTCTACGCCGCCGGCAGCGGCCTCGGCGCCAGCGCCGGCACCGCCATGTACGCCTGGGCCGGCTGGGACGCGGTGAGCCTGCTCGGCGCGGCGATCAGCCTGGCGGCCCTGGCGTTCTGGTGGTTCACCCGTGGCGTTGGCGGCGAAGCGCGTACGGCCTGCGCCAACGGCGCCTGA
- a CDS encoding RNA polymerase sigma factor codes for MRSRIEALYREESRRVLATLIRLLGDFELAEEALHDAFIAAVEQWPRDGIPRNPRAWLVSAGRFKAIDNLRRRARFDASQRLLAEQLEEQAEAPAEEGDAVEDDRLRLIFTCCHPALTPEAQVALTLREVCDLRTEEIARAFLAAPSAIAQRIVRAKNKIREARIPYQVPTLEELPERLGNVLQVIYLVFNEGYSASTGTSLTRADLSGEAIRVGRLLVELLPDPEALGLLALMLLHDSRRQARISASGELVRLDEQDRALWDRGLIVEGLGLVERALASRRVGPYTLQAAIVAVHAQAPRAEDTDWARIVALYDALLYLAPSPVVELNRAVALAMRDGVEVGLAVVDALLARGELADYHLAHSARADFCRRLGRRREAREAYRAALALARQEPERRFIEQRLRELD; via the coding sequence TTGCGCAGCCGCATCGAGGCGCTGTACCGCGAGGAGTCGCGGCGCGTGCTGGCGACCCTGATCCGCCTGCTCGGCGATTTCGAGCTGGCCGAGGAAGCCTTGCACGACGCCTTCATCGCCGCCGTCGAGCAGTGGCCGCGCGACGGTATCCCGCGCAACCCGCGCGCCTGGCTGGTTTCCGCCGGGCGCTTCAAGGCCATCGACAACCTGCGCCGGCGAGCGCGCTTCGACGCCTCGCAGCGGCTGCTCGCCGAGCAACTGGAAGAGCAGGCCGAGGCGCCGGCGGAGGAGGGCGATGCGGTGGAAGACGACCGGCTACGCCTGATCTTCACCTGCTGCCACCCGGCGCTGACCCCCGAGGCACAGGTGGCGCTGACCCTGCGCGAGGTCTGCGACCTGCGCACCGAGGAGATCGCCCGCGCCTTCCTCGCCGCGCCCAGCGCCATCGCCCAACGCATCGTGCGGGCCAAGAACAAGATCCGCGAGGCCCGGATTCCCTACCAGGTACCGACCCTGGAGGAACTCCCCGAGCGGCTGGGCAACGTCCTGCAAGTGATCTACCTGGTGTTCAACGAGGGCTACTCGGCCTCCACCGGCACCAGCCTGACCCGCGCCGATCTCAGCGGCGAGGCGATCCGCGTCGGCCGCCTGCTGGTCGAACTGCTGCCCGACCCCGAGGCCCTCGGCCTGCTCGCCCTGATGTTGCTGCACGACTCGCGGCGCCAGGCGCGGATCTCGGCCAGCGGCGAACTGGTGCGGCTCGACGAGCAGGACCGCGCTCTGTGGGATCGTGGATTGATCGTCGAGGGGCTCGGCCTGGTCGAGCGGGCCCTGGCCAGCCGCCGCGTCGGGCCCTACACCCTGCAGGCGGCGATCGTTGCGGTGCATGCCCAGGCGCCGCGCGCCGAGGACACCGACTGGGCACGGATCGTCGCCCTCTACGACGCGCTGCTGTACCTGGCGCCGTCGCCGGTGGTCGAACTCAACCGCGCCGTGGCCTTGGCCATGCGCGATGGCGTCGAGGTCGGGCTGGCCGTGGTCGATGCGTTGCTGGCGCGAGGTGAACTGGCCGATTACCACCTGGCGCACTCGGCGCGTGCCGACTTCTGCCGCCGTCTCGGTCGCCGCCGCGAGGCCCGCGAGGCCTACCGCGCGGCGCTGGCCCTGGCGCGCCAGGAGCCGGAGCGGCGCTTCATCGAGCAGCGCCTGCGCGAACTCGATTGA
- a CDS encoding DUF899 domain-containing protein, whose amino-acid sequence MNPSLQDHPVSSREQWLDARRRLLAREKQLTRLRDQVAAERRELPWVRVDKDYRFQGERGERSLAELFGGNSQLIVYHFMFAPGWSEGCVGCSFLADHIDGANRHLAHHDVSLVAVSRAPLEEFQAFRRRMGWRFDWYSSYGSDFNRDFGVSFDKAQLAAGSVDYNYQPTPDAGEEMPGASVFLRNPAGEVFHTYSAYARGLDVLLTTYTFLDLTPKGRNEDAIMDWLRHHDRYDEAPKSACCHAQASH is encoded by the coding sequence ATGAATCCTTCTTTGCAGGACCACCCGGTGAGCAGCCGGGAACAATGGCTGGACGCCCGTCGCCGCCTGCTGGCGCGGGAAAAGCAACTCACCCGCCTGCGCGACCAGGTCGCCGCCGAACGACGCGAACTGCCCTGGGTCAGGGTGGACAAGGACTACCGCTTCCAGGGCGAGCGCGGTGAGCGTTCGCTGGCCGAGTTGTTCGGCGGCAATAGCCAGCTAATCGTCTACCACTTCATGTTCGCGCCGGGCTGGAGCGAAGGCTGCGTCGGCTGTTCGTTCCTCGCCGACCACATCGACGGCGCCAACCGGCACCTGGCGCACCACGACGTCAGCCTGGTGGCGGTATCGCGCGCGCCCCTGGAAGAGTTCCAGGCGTTCCGCCGGCGCATGGGCTGGCGTTTCGACTGGTACTCCTCGTACGGCAGCGATTTCAACCGTGACTTCGGGGTGTCCTTCGACAAGGCGCAACTGGCCGCCGGCAGCGTCGACTACAACTACCAGCCGACCCCCGACGCCGGCGAGGAAATGCCGGGTGCCAGCGTGTTCCTGCGCAATCCGGCGGGCGAGGTGTTCCACACCTATTCGGCCTATGCGCGCGGCCTCGACGTCCTGCTCACCACCTACACCTTCCTCGACCTGACGCCCAAGGGGCGCAACGAGGACGCGATCATGGACTGGCTGCGTCACCACGACCGCTACGACGAGGCGCCGAAAAGCGCCTGCTGCCACGCGCAGGCCAGCCATTGA
- a CDS encoding YciI family protein, with translation MKYLCLIYFDEAKLAAVPAEELAAIVDECMTYSDQLGKAGHYIASHALQSVQAATTLRHQGGRLAMTDGPFAETKEQLGGFYLIEARDLNQALQIAAKIPPGRLGCVEVRPVKEWE, from the coding sequence ATGAAATACCTCTGCCTGATCTATTTCGACGAAGCGAAGCTGGCCGCCGTGCCGGCCGAGGAGCTTGCCGCCATCGTCGACGAGTGCATGACCTACTCCGACCAGTTGGGCAAGGCCGGCCACTACATCGCCTCGCACGCCCTGCAGTCGGTGCAGGCCGCCACCACCCTGCGCCACCAGGGCGGGCGGCTGGCGATGACCGACGGGCCGTTCGCCGAGACCAAGGAGCAACTCGGCGGCTTCTACCTGATCGAGGCGCGCGACCTCAACCAGGCCCTGCAGATCGCCGCGAAGATTCCGCCGGGACGGCTCGGCTGCGTCGAGGTGCGACCGGTCAAGGAATGGGAGTGA
- a CDS encoding helix-turn-helix transcriptional regulator: protein MTLLDIEKLLDMTHHMSVHIPIELIISWEQSEEAWSVKDNCLNFVYVNRRYTELITPRFGQKNSLLSPFSASIEEHDKLVIQTGKRIEALALLRPDDHPAPCCLYFERMPLYDRRGNRTGVIAHAKTLTSVAPRGFIATDGIGTFTFTPPSELFTSREWDVIYLLLSGLSEKEIAEQISRSLSTVKFHKSNIFQKVGCSCIGAFKALARQKKWNFYIPPTFASAKYIINH from the coding sequence ATGACGCTATTGGATATCGAAAAGCTGCTGGACATGACTCACCACATGTCGGTGCACATTCCCATCGAACTGATCATTTCCTGGGAGCAGAGCGAAGAGGCCTGGAGTGTGAAAGACAACTGTCTCAACTTCGTCTATGTCAATCGTCGCTATACCGAACTGATCACCCCGCGGTTCGGCCAGAAGAACTCCCTGCTGTCCCCCTTCAGTGCCAGCATCGAAGAGCACGACAAGCTGGTCATCCAGACCGGCAAGCGCATCGAGGCCCTGGCGCTGCTCAGGCCGGACGACCATCCGGCGCCCTGCTGCCTGTACTTCGAGCGCATGCCGCTGTATGACCGGCGCGGCAACCGCACCGGGGTGATCGCCCATGCCAAGACCCTGACCTCGGTCGCCCCGCGCGGCTTCATCGCCACCGACGGCATCGGTACCTTCACCTTCACGCCCCCCTCGGAGTTGTTCACCTCGCGCGAATGGGACGTGATCTACCTGCTGCTTTCCGGTCTCTCGGAAAAAGAAATAGCCGAACAGATCAGCCGCTCCCTGAGTACCGTCAAGTTTCACAAGAGCAACATCTTCCAGAAGGTCGGTTGCAGTTGCATCGGCGCCTTCAAGGCACTCGCCCGGCAAAAGAAGTGGAACTTCTATATCCCGCCGACCTTCGCCAGCGCCAAGTACATCATCAATCACTAG